The following are encoded together in the Triticum dicoccoides isolate Atlit2015 ecotype Zavitan chromosome 6B, WEW_v2.0, whole genome shotgun sequence genome:
- the LOC119322063 gene encoding E3 ubiquitin-protein ligase ATL4-like: MDSLPPPAPPYAGDPLAVTIPPSLPSPPPPPSSSLNLSPSLLIIAALLAFVFCASISIHFLLRCLSSRQTSSPAPSAVSRGLGASSRSDAEAAAPSATPAAGPAAAATGGEVVDDEKERLIASLPLFTMASALAALPKSSPDCAVCLSPFVPDAELRLLPACRHAFHAACVDAWLRNTPSCPLCRAAISLPHPPLPTAYTAAAQQEPLDARSSSNASRSFRVEIGSVSNRRSSAAGDDRRTYSLGSFDYRVDEEVEAVVARIARPAAAAKSAVAGQRAAPQGPGEALAEAAGSRGWLREYVDRLASSASSLSGRWSARWSQSHHSHRQEDSWRWDPEAAGMAAPRAADEDEAGLMGLYRWIVGV; encoded by the coding sequence ATGGACTCcctcccgccgcccgcgccgccgtacGCCGGGGACCCCCTTGCCGTCACCATCCCGCCGTCATTGccgtcgccgcctccgccacctTCCTCCTCGCTCAACCTCTCCCCGTCGCTCCTCATCATCGCCGCGCTCCTCGCCTTCGTCTTCTGCGCCTCCATCTCCATCCacttcctcctccgctgcctctcctCGCGGCAAACGTCTTCTCCGGCCCCGAGTGCTGTCTCCAGGGGACTCGGCGCCTCCTCCCGCTCCGACGCCGAGGCGGCCGCCCCTTCGGCGACACCCGCGGCGGGCCCCGCAGCAGCGGCAACAGGGGGCGAGGTGGTCGACGACGAGAAGGAGCGGCTGATCGCGTCGCTTCCGCTCTTCACGATGGCGTCGGCGCTGGCTGCGCTGCCCAAGAGCTCCCCGGACTGCGCCGTCTGCCTGTCGCCGTTCGTGCCCGACGCCGAGCTGCGGCTGCTCCCGGCGTGCCGGCACGCGTTCCACGCCGCCTGCGTCGACGCGTGGCTCCGCAACACGCCGTCCTGCCCGCTCTGCCGCGCCGCCATCTCGCTCCCGCACCCGCCTCTCCCCACCGCCTACACCGCCGCCGCGCAGCAGGAGCCGCTGGACGCGAGGAGCAGCAGCAACGCGTCCAGAAGCTTCCGCGTCGAGATCGGCAGCGTGAGCAACCGACGCTCGTCCGCCGCGGGGGACGACCGCCGCACCTACTCCCTCGGCTCCTTCGACTACCGcgtcgacgaggaggtggaggccGTGGTGGCGCGCATCGCGCGCCCCGCGGCGGCGGCCAAGTCGGCCGTGGCCGGGCAGCGCGCCGCGCCGCAGGGCCCGGGCGAGGcgctggcggaggcggcggggtcgcGCGGGTGGCTCCGGGAGTACGTGGACCGGCTGGCCTCCTCGGCGTCGTCCCTCTCCGGGCGGTGGAGCGCGCGGTGGAGCCAGAGCCACCACAGCCACCGGCAGGAGGACTCGTGGCGGTGGGACCCCGAAGCGGCGGGCATGGCGGCGCCGCGGGCGGCGGACGAGGACGAGGCGGGGCTCATGGGCCTGTACCGCTGGATCGTAGGCGTATAG